A window of Lytechinus variegatus isolate NC3 chromosome 15, Lvar_3.0, whole genome shotgun sequence contains these coding sequences:
- the LOC121429037 gene encoding uncharacterized protein LOC121429037, with protein sequence MSTGAISEHFTTPQDDPNSEDKKEQSERNETQHQTTEREQDHTDDEQDDLIQLEKHGITVRISKYEIYRAKDITVEVIEDVPPELELKETEAVIAVGLKMSPSDAIFDSPVKVTMPHCGAFSKPKDAEVYIHYRNNDSTKFTAILCASTSNVRCVVRDRDLDIYVNHFSEYWIVAKIRRIFIGKRVVCTPIIPVSAPRNRLPVLWVNVRDQNVAEGQVSLIFFFISYFIQNYSLKY encoded by the exons ATGTCTACTGGAGCGATATCAGAGCATTTCACGACACCCCAGGATGATCCAAACTCTGAAGATAAGAAGGAGCAGAGCGAGAGGAATGAAACTCAACATCAAACCACAGAAAGAGAACAGGATCATACTGATGATGAACAAGATGACCTGATCCAACTGGAAAAGCATGGCATTACGGTCAGGATTtcgaaatatgaaatttaccGCGCAAAGGACATCACCGTGGAAGTGATTGAAGACGTCCCACCTGAGCTAGAGCTGAAGGAGACAGAAGCCGTCATTGCGGTTGGACTGAAGATGTCGCCTTCTGATGCAATCTTTGACAGTCCTGTGAAAGTAACGATGCCCCATTGCGGTGCATTCTCAAAGCCAAAGGATGCAGAAGTCTACATCCATTATCGCAACAACG aTTCTACAAAGTTTACTGCAATTCTTTGTGCCAGCACGAGTAACGTGAGATGTGTTGTGAGAGATCGCGATCTGGACATCTACGTCAACCACTTCTCAGAATATTGGATTGTTGCTAAAATACGACGGATATTTATTGGCAAACGTGTTGTCTGTACACCAATCATTCCTGTGTCAGCACCTAGAAATCGCCTGCCCGTTTTGTGGGTCAATGTCAGGGACCAAAATGTTGCAGAAGGACAGGTTagtcttatctttttttttatatcatactTTATTCAAAACTACTCTCTGAAATACTAG
- the LOC121429065 gene encoding serine/threonine-protein phosphatase 6 regulatory ankyrin repeat subunit B-like — MVLMWKREVFVVKPHYLDVPQGMSKAAKYLDNLRASMVEEDTENFSPLLTSLRNGHLDEVRNLVSQGANVNQGDARDDAEASWTPLVIAAKTGRVELLKFLIDQGADIRKSVKGLTALHFAAFFGHLDAIKYLISQGAEVNGEGDTGATAIHTAVIYGHLDVIRYLIHHGAKVNKGDNNGVTALHTAAYNGHLDVTKYLIGQGADVNKGNDNGSTALHVAAMNGHLDVTRYLIHQEAKVNKGDNNGVTALHFAASNGHIDVTKCLISQGAEVNNEDNNCWTALHVAAENGHLDIIKYLISQGADVKKGDKNDWTAIQIAAQNSHLDVIKYLISQGADVNKGNDKDVTILQIAAKNGYLEITKYLISNGAEVNKGYNDGMTVLHFAVLNGHLDVVKYLISQGAEVNKEDNDGVTALHITAFFGHLDVIKYLISQGAEVNKGDNKCWTALHIAAQNDHLDVIKYLISQGAEVNKGDNKCWTALHIAAQNDHLDVIKYLISQGAEVKRENNIGATALHIAAQNGHLDVTTYLISQGAEVNKGANYGSSVLHSAAYSGHLDVVKYLISEGAEVNKGNENDVTALYIAAENGHLDITKYLISQGAEVKRENNGVTALHTAAENGHLDVIRYLISQGARVNKGDRNGVSAIHRAAKNGHIDVVEYLISQGARVNKRDNNGATALHTTAFFGRLDVIKYLISQGAEVKQGDDNGLTALHITASFSHLDVTKYLIRQGAEVNKGDNNCWTALHRAAKNGHLDVIIFLISQGAEVNRGDRNGWTALHLAAHDGHLEVIKYLISQGAEVKKGNNVDATALHIAAQNGHLDVIIYLICQGAGVNKRDNDGRTALHIAAKNGHLEVIKCLISQGAEVNKGNDNDVTAIHVAAENGHIDITKYLISQGAEVNKGDDDGLNALHRAAYNGNIDVSKCLIGQGAEVITENNIGATALHIAAQNGHLDVTKYLISEGADVNKGDINGRTSLHLAAHNDHLDVIKYLISQGAEVKRGNNNGVTALHIAAYNGRLEVTKYLISQGAEVNSKNENGWTSLDFAISKNHIDVVQFLMAEGAIVHILHEQGVLYVVIPLVNTARPLNATSNTEISEELYYGNLSPEKALVFYPPDNGAETDTEDNSGKLPLHYAKDETVKQMILSRYFLHQ, encoded by the exons ATGGTTCTAATGTGGAAAAGGGAAGTCTTTGTGGTCAAACCACATTATCTAGATGTTCCACAAGGAATGTCTAAGGCGGCCAAATATCTCGATAATCTTAGAGCAAGTATGGTTGAAGAAGATACTGAGAACTTCTCTCCATTACTAACGTCTTTAAGAAATGGTCACCTTGATGAAGTACGAAACCTAGTCAGTCAAGGGGCGAACGTGAATCAGGGTGACGCCCGGGATGATGCTGAAGCTAGCTGGACGCCGTTAGTGATCGCAGCAAAGACCGGCAGAGTGGAGCTGTTGAAATTTCTCATCGATCAAGGGGCTGATATTAGAAAGTCTGTTAAAGGATTGACTGCTTTGCACTTTGCCGCTTTCTTTGGTCATCTTGATGCTATCAAATATCTGATTAGTCAAGGGGCTGAGGTGAACGGGGAAGGCGATACTGGAGCCACTGCAATACATACGGCTGTTATATATGGCCATCTTGATGTCATCAGATATCTTATCCATCATGGAGCGAAGGTGAACAAAGGAGACAACAATGGTGTGACTGCATTACACACTGCTGCTTacaatggtcatcttgatgtcaccaAATATCTGATCGGTCAAGGGGCTGATGTGAATAAAGGAAATGACAATGGTTCGACTGCATTACACGTTGCTGCAatgaatggtcatcttgatgtcaccaGATATTTAATCCACCAGGAAGCCAAGGTGAACAAAGGAGATAACAATGGTGTGACTGCATTACACTTTGCTGCAAGTAATGGTCATATTGATGTCACCAAGTGcctgatcagtcaaggagctgaagtGAATAACGAAGACAACAATTGTTGGACTGCGTTGCACGTTGCTGCtgagaatggtcatcttgatatCATCAAATATCTTATCAGTCAAGGAGCAGATGTGAAGAAAGGAGATAAAAATGATTGGACTGCAATACAAATTGCTGCCCAGAATAGTCATCTTGATGTCATCAAATATCttatcagtcaaggagctgacgTGAATAAAGGAAATGACAAAGACGTGACTATATTACAAATTGCTGCTAAGAATGGCTATCTTGAGAtcaccaaatatctgatcagtaaTGGGGCTGAAGTGAATAAAGGATATAACGATGGTATGACTGTATTACACTTTGCCGTTctgaatggtcatcttgatgtcgtgAAATATTTGATCAGTCAAGGGGCTGAAGTGAATAAAGAAGATAATGATGGTgtgactgcattacacattaCTGCTTTCTTTGGTCATTTGGatgtcatcaaatatctgatcagtcaaggggcTGAAGTGAATAAAGGAGATAACAAAtgttggactgcattacacattgctgCTCAGAATGATCATCTTGatgtcatcaaatatctgatcagtcaaggggctgaggtgaataaaggagaTAACAAAtgttggactgcattacacattgctgCTCAGAATGATCATCTTGatgtcatcaaatatctgatcagtcaaggggcTGAGGTGAAAAGGGAAAACAACATTGGTGCGACGGCACTACACATTGctgctcagaatggtcatcttgacgtTACCAcatatctgatcagtcaaggggctgaggtgaataaaggagCTAACTATGGTTCGAGTGTATTACACAGTGCTGCTTACAGTGGCCATCTTGATGTCGTCAAATATCTGATTAGTGAaggggctgaggtgaataaaggaaatgaaaacGATGTGACTGCATTATACATTGCTGCtgagaatggtcatcttgacatcaccaaatatctgatcagtcaaggggctgaggtaaaaagagaaaataatggtgTGACTGCATTGCACACTGCTGCtgagaatggtcatcttgatgtcatcagatatctgatcagtcaaggggcTAGGGTGAATAAAGGAGATAGAAATGGTGTGAGTGCAATACACAGGGCTGCTAAGAATGGTCATATTGATGTTGTcgaatatctgatcagtcaggGGGCTAGGGTGAATAAAAGAGATAACAATGGCGCGACAGCATTACACACTACTGCTTTCTTTGGTCGTCTTGAtgtcataaaatatttgatCAGTCAAGGGGCTGAGGTTAAACAAGGAGATGACAATGGTttgactgcattacacattaCTGCTAGCTTCAGTCATCTTGATGTaaccaaatatctgatcagACAAGGGGCTGAAGTGAATAAAGGAGATAACAATtgttggactgcattacacaggGCTGCtaagaatggtcatcttgatgtcatcATTTTTCTAATCAGTCAAGGGGCCGAAGTGAATAGAGGAGATAGAaatggttggactgcattacacttGGCTGCTCATGATGGTCATCTTGAAGTCATTAAATACCTGATTAGTCAAGGGGCTGAGGTGAAAAAGGGAAACAACGTTGATGcgactgcattacacattgctgCTCAGAACGGTCACCTTGATGTCATCATATACCTTATCTGTCAAGGGGCTGGGGTGAATAAAAGAGATAACGATGGtaggactgcattacacattgctgctaagaatggtcatcttgaggTCATCAAATGTCTTATCAGTCAaggggctgaggtgaataaaggaaaTGACAACGATGTGACTGCAATACATGTTGCTGCTGAGAATGGTCATATTGACAtcaccaaatatctgatcagtcaaggggctgaggtgaataaaggagaTGACGATGGTTTGAATGCACTACACAGAGCTGCTTACAATGGTAATATTGATGTCAGCAAATGTTTGATTGGGCAAGGGGCTGAGGTGATAACGGAAAACAACATTGGTGCGACTGCATTGCACATTGctgctcagaatggtcatcttgacgttaccaaatatctgatcagtgaagGGGCTGATGTGAATAAAGGAGATATCAATGGTAGGACTTCATTACACTTGGCTGCTCATAATGATCATCTTGATGTCATTAAGTACCTGATTAGTCAAGGGGCTGAGGTGAAGAGAGGAAATAACAATGGTGTAACTGCATTACATATTGCTGCTTATAATGGTCGTCTTGAGGTCACCAAATATCTAATCAGTCAAGGAGCCGAAGTGAACTCGAAGAATGAAAACGGTTGGACTTCTTTAGACTTTGCTATTTccaaaaatcatattgatgtcGTTCAATTTCTTATGGCTGAAGGTGCAATTGTCCATATACTTCATGAGCAGGGAGTCTTATACGTGGTAATTCCCTTGGTCAACACTGCAAGGCCTCTCAATGCCACTTCGAATACCGAG ATTTCAGAAGAGTTATACTATGGAAACCTATCACCGGAGAAGGCTTTGGTGTTCTATCCCCCGGACAATGGAGCAGAGACAGATACGGAAGATAACTCAGGCAAACTACCACTCCACTATGCCAAGGATGAAACGGTGAAACAGATGATCTTGTCGAGGTATTTTCTTCATCAGTAA